The following coding sequences are from one Dreissena polymorpha isolate Duluth1 chromosome 8, UMN_Dpol_1.0, whole genome shotgun sequence window:
- the LOC127842016 gene encoding uncharacterized protein LOC127842016 isoform X2 yields the protein MDALRRGLAVNLTVMTIAAYPTQAEAFAALKKHEIDTTTRFVTGQATKNFGKLEQLDKTSIHKIFWDYDIPYVSCGRKVLFCHHGKDYHRKKKERRRKGDEADHSSYIKPQLTPVTPVTPQRVVQSKKLDCPAKVEVKEVFVFFDLKTDEDPSKHKKNKNSLILRERIASGIHGGTKRFILTLPRLEDHKNHPIGEEAGLTEPIDKELIDVIVQFIDEGVYDSPSMKQHLEQYVLRCHPAILRTNRRFYPAIRTIQNHMNKALRLKFPNGEHKAKVKGSRQREEGSKRKNRTGVTKKNDLSTKNQTKVRPPTQWNPKVNTDGTMFQHHYIDDTADHEDEVVHCPPDYVDEQEVQSATQVIQNIACVLSSMKEDQHLSTQRKRKSDMMSPDDLYKRELINIEREMLEETRTRNRLLQEMNTKMDTLIALKRVKLFSENQLILEH from the exons ATGGATGCGCTAAGGCGAGGCCTCGCT GTAAATCTAACAGTCATGACGATAGCAGCATATCCCACGCAAGCAGAAGCTTTTGCTGCTCTTAAAAAGCATGAAATTGATACTACAACCAGATTTGTGACCGGCCAGGCAACTAAAAATTTTGGAAAGCTAG AGCAGCTGGACAAGACTTCAATACATAAGATATTTTGGGATTACGATATTCCATACGTAAGTTGTGGCCGCAAAGTATTATTCTGCCATCATGGAAAGGACTACcatagaaaaaaaaaagaaagaagaaggaag GGGGATGAAGCAGACCATTCTAGCTATATCAAACCACAGCTCACCCCAGTGACTCCTGTCACTCCACAGAGGGTTGTGCAAAGTAAAAAGCTGGACTGTCCTGCCAAGGTGGAGGTTAAGGAGGTCTTCGTATTCTTTGATTTGAAG ACTGATGAAGACCCTAGCAAGCACAAGAAAAATAAGAATTCACTTATTTTGCGAGAGAGAATTGCATCTGGAATCCATGGCGGGACAAAGAGATTTATTCTTACCTTGCCACGGTTGGAAGACCATAAAAACCATCCAATTGGAGAG GAGGCTGGATTAACTGAGCCTATTGACAAGGAGCTGATAGATGTTATAGTCCAGTTTATAGACGAGGGCGTGTACGATTCCCCGAGTATGAAGCAGCATCTAGAGCAGTACGTTCTGCGCTGCCATCCTGCCATCCTCCGGACCAACAGGCGCTTCTACCCTGCCATAAGGACCATACAGAACCATATGAACAAAGCCCTACGTTTGAAATTCCCCAATGGCGAGCATAAAGCCAAG GTTAAAGGCAGCAGGCAAAGGGAAGAGGGTAGCAAACGCAAAAATAGAACG GGTGTAACAAAGAAAAATGATCTCTCTACAAAAAACCAAACTAAAGTCAGACCACCAACACAATGGAATCCTAAG GTCAACACTGATGGTACCATGTTTCAACATCATTACATAG ATGATACTGCAGACCATGAGGATGAGGTTGTACATTGCCCACCAGACTATGTTGATGAACAAG AAGTCCAGTCAGCAACTCAAGTAATACAAAACATCGCATGTGTGCTGTCATCTATGAAAGAGGATCAACACTTGTCAACACAACGCAAGAGGAAGTCAGATATGATGA GTCCTGATGACTTGTACAAGAGAGAGCTCATCAACATTGAAAGAGAGATGCTGGAAGAAACAAGGACAAGAAACAGACTGCT
- the LOC127842016 gene encoding uncharacterized protein LOC127842016 isoform X1, with translation MDALRRGLAVNLTVMTIAAYPTQAEAFAALKKHEIDTTTRFVTGQATKNFGKLEQLDKTSIHKIFWDYDIPYVSCGRKVLFCHHGKDYHRKKKERRRKGDEADHSSYIKPQLTPVTPVTPQRVVQSKKLDCPAKVEVKEVFVFFDLKTDEDPSKHKKNKNSLILRERIASGIHGGTKRFILTLPRLEDHKNHPIGEEAGLTEPIDKELIDVIVQFIDEGVYDSPSMKQHLEQYVLRCHPAILRTNRRFYPAIRTIQNHMNKALRLKFPNGEHKAKVKGSRQREEGSKRKNRTGVTKKNDLSTKNQTKVRPPTQWNPKVNTDGTMFQHHYIDDTADHEDEVVHCPPDYVDEQEVQSATQVIQNIACVLSSMKEDQHLSTQRKRKSDMMSSPDDLYKRELINIEREMLEETRTRNRLLQEMNTKMDTLIALKRVKLFSENQLILEH, from the exons ATGGATGCGCTAAGGCGAGGCCTCGCT GTAAATCTAACAGTCATGACGATAGCAGCATATCCCACGCAAGCAGAAGCTTTTGCTGCTCTTAAAAAGCATGAAATTGATACTACAACCAGATTTGTGACCGGCCAGGCAACTAAAAATTTTGGAAAGCTAG AGCAGCTGGACAAGACTTCAATACATAAGATATTTTGGGATTACGATATTCCATACGTAAGTTGTGGCCGCAAAGTATTATTCTGCCATCATGGAAAGGACTACcatagaaaaaaaaaagaaagaagaaggaag GGGGATGAAGCAGACCATTCTAGCTATATCAAACCACAGCTCACCCCAGTGACTCCTGTCACTCCACAGAGGGTTGTGCAAAGTAAAAAGCTGGACTGTCCTGCCAAGGTGGAGGTTAAGGAGGTCTTCGTATTCTTTGATTTGAAG ACTGATGAAGACCCTAGCAAGCACAAGAAAAATAAGAATTCACTTATTTTGCGAGAGAGAATTGCATCTGGAATCCATGGCGGGACAAAGAGATTTATTCTTACCTTGCCACGGTTGGAAGACCATAAAAACCATCCAATTGGAGAG GAGGCTGGATTAACTGAGCCTATTGACAAGGAGCTGATAGATGTTATAGTCCAGTTTATAGACGAGGGCGTGTACGATTCCCCGAGTATGAAGCAGCATCTAGAGCAGTACGTTCTGCGCTGCCATCCTGCCATCCTCCGGACCAACAGGCGCTTCTACCCTGCCATAAGGACCATACAGAACCATATGAACAAAGCCCTACGTTTGAAATTCCCCAATGGCGAGCATAAAGCCAAG GTTAAAGGCAGCAGGCAAAGGGAAGAGGGTAGCAAACGCAAAAATAGAACG GGTGTAACAAAGAAAAATGATCTCTCTACAAAAAACCAAACTAAAGTCAGACCACCAACACAATGGAATCCTAAG GTCAACACTGATGGTACCATGTTTCAACATCATTACATAG ATGATACTGCAGACCATGAGGATGAGGTTGTACATTGCCCACCAGACTATGTTGATGAACAAG AAGTCCAGTCAGCAACTCAAGTAATACAAAACATCGCATGTGTGCTGTCATCTATGAAAGAGGATCAACACTTGTCAACACAACGCAAGAGGAAGTCAGATATGATGAGTA GTCCTGATGACTTGTACAAGAGAGAGCTCATCAACATTGAAAGAGAGATGCTGGAAGAAACAAGGACAAGAAACAGACTGCT
- the LOC127842016 gene encoding uncharacterized protein LOC127842016 isoform X4: protein MDALRRGLAVNLTVMTIAAYPTQAEAFAALKKHEIDTTTRFVTGQATKNFGKLEQLDKTSIHKIFWDYDIPYVSCGRKVLFCHHGKDYHRKKKERRRKTDEDPSKHKKNKNSLILRERIASGIHGGTKRFILTLPRLEDHKNHPIGEEAGLTEPIDKELIDVIVQFIDEGVYDSPSMKQHLEQYVLRCHPAILRTNRRFYPAIRTIQNHMNKALRLKFPNGEHKAKVKGSRQREEGSKRKNRTGVTKKNDLSTKNQTKVRPPTQWNPKVNTDGTMFQHHYIDDTADHEDEVVHCPPDYVDEQEVQSATQVIQNIACVLSSMKEDQHLSTQRKRKSDMMSSPDDLYKRELINIEREMLEETRTRNRLLQEMNTKMDTLIALKRVKLFSENQLILEH, encoded by the exons ATGGATGCGCTAAGGCGAGGCCTCGCT GTAAATCTAACAGTCATGACGATAGCAGCATATCCCACGCAAGCAGAAGCTTTTGCTGCTCTTAAAAAGCATGAAATTGATACTACAACCAGATTTGTGACCGGCCAGGCAACTAAAAATTTTGGAAAGCTAG AGCAGCTGGACAAGACTTCAATACATAAGATATTTTGGGATTACGATATTCCATACGTAAGTTGTGGCCGCAAAGTATTATTCTGCCATCATGGAAAGGACTACcatagaaaaaaaaaagaaagaagaaggaag ACTGATGAAGACCCTAGCAAGCACAAGAAAAATAAGAATTCACTTATTTTGCGAGAGAGAATTGCATCTGGAATCCATGGCGGGACAAAGAGATTTATTCTTACCTTGCCACGGTTGGAAGACCATAAAAACCATCCAATTGGAGAG GAGGCTGGATTAACTGAGCCTATTGACAAGGAGCTGATAGATGTTATAGTCCAGTTTATAGACGAGGGCGTGTACGATTCCCCGAGTATGAAGCAGCATCTAGAGCAGTACGTTCTGCGCTGCCATCCTGCCATCCTCCGGACCAACAGGCGCTTCTACCCTGCCATAAGGACCATACAGAACCATATGAACAAAGCCCTACGTTTGAAATTCCCCAATGGCGAGCATAAAGCCAAG GTTAAAGGCAGCAGGCAAAGGGAAGAGGGTAGCAAACGCAAAAATAGAACG GGTGTAACAAAGAAAAATGATCTCTCTACAAAAAACCAAACTAAAGTCAGACCACCAACACAATGGAATCCTAAG GTCAACACTGATGGTACCATGTTTCAACATCATTACATAG ATGATACTGCAGACCATGAGGATGAGGTTGTACATTGCCCACCAGACTATGTTGATGAACAAG AAGTCCAGTCAGCAACTCAAGTAATACAAAACATCGCATGTGTGCTGTCATCTATGAAAGAGGATCAACACTTGTCAACACAACGCAAGAGGAAGTCAGATATGATGAGTA GTCCTGATGACTTGTACAAGAGAGAGCTCATCAACATTGAAAGAGAGATGCTGGAAGAAACAAGGACAAGAAACAGACTGCT
- the LOC127842016 gene encoding uncharacterized protein LOC127842016 isoform X3: protein MTIAAYPTQAEAFAALKKHEIDTTTRFVTGQATKNFGKLEQLDKTSIHKIFWDYDIPYVSCGRKVLFCHHGKDYHRKKKERRRKGDEADHSSYIKPQLTPVTPVTPQRVVQSKKLDCPAKVEVKEVFVFFDLKTDEDPSKHKKNKNSLILRERIASGIHGGTKRFILTLPRLEDHKNHPIGEEAGLTEPIDKELIDVIVQFIDEGVYDSPSMKQHLEQYVLRCHPAILRTNRRFYPAIRTIQNHMNKALRLKFPNGEHKAKVKGSRQREEGSKRKNRTGVTKKNDLSTKNQTKVRPPTQWNPKVNTDGTMFQHHYIDDTADHEDEVVHCPPDYVDEQEVQSATQVIQNIACVLSSMKEDQHLSTQRKRKSDMMSSPDDLYKRELINIEREMLEETRTRNRLLQEMNTKMDTLIALKRVKLFSENQLILEH from the exons ATGACGATAGCAGCATATCCCACGCAAGCAGAAGCTTTTGCTGCTCTTAAAAAGCATGAAATTGATACTACAACCAGATTTGTGACCGGCCAGGCAACTAAAAATTTTGGAAAGCTAG AGCAGCTGGACAAGACTTCAATACATAAGATATTTTGGGATTACGATATTCCATACGTAAGTTGTGGCCGCAAAGTATTATTCTGCCATCATGGAAAGGACTACcatagaaaaaaaaaagaaagaagaaggaag GGGGATGAAGCAGACCATTCTAGCTATATCAAACCACAGCTCACCCCAGTGACTCCTGTCACTCCACAGAGGGTTGTGCAAAGTAAAAAGCTGGACTGTCCTGCCAAGGTGGAGGTTAAGGAGGTCTTCGTATTCTTTGATTTGAAG ACTGATGAAGACCCTAGCAAGCACAAGAAAAATAAGAATTCACTTATTTTGCGAGAGAGAATTGCATCTGGAATCCATGGCGGGACAAAGAGATTTATTCTTACCTTGCCACGGTTGGAAGACCATAAAAACCATCCAATTGGAGAG GAGGCTGGATTAACTGAGCCTATTGACAAGGAGCTGATAGATGTTATAGTCCAGTTTATAGACGAGGGCGTGTACGATTCCCCGAGTATGAAGCAGCATCTAGAGCAGTACGTTCTGCGCTGCCATCCTGCCATCCTCCGGACCAACAGGCGCTTCTACCCTGCCATAAGGACCATACAGAACCATATGAACAAAGCCCTACGTTTGAAATTCCCCAATGGCGAGCATAAAGCCAAG GTTAAAGGCAGCAGGCAAAGGGAAGAGGGTAGCAAACGCAAAAATAGAACG GGTGTAACAAAGAAAAATGATCTCTCTACAAAAAACCAAACTAAAGTCAGACCACCAACACAATGGAATCCTAAG GTCAACACTGATGGTACCATGTTTCAACATCATTACATAG ATGATACTGCAGACCATGAGGATGAGGTTGTACATTGCCCACCAGACTATGTTGATGAACAAG AAGTCCAGTCAGCAACTCAAGTAATACAAAACATCGCATGTGTGCTGTCATCTATGAAAGAGGATCAACACTTGTCAACACAACGCAAGAGGAAGTCAGATATGATGAGTA GTCCTGATGACTTGTACAAGAGAGAGCTCATCAACATTGAAAGAGAGATGCTGGAAGAAACAAGGACAAGAAACAGACTGCT